In Saccharomyces cerevisiae S288C chromosome V, complete sequence, one DNA window encodes the following:
- a CDS encoding uncharacterized protein (Mitochondrial hypothetical protein; conserved among S. cerevisiae strains; extensively overlaps a Ty1 LTR; YER181C is not an essential gene) → MLILLRLSEVCVNFVIIIGIPLLIEASILCIQNILELLLKGIGILKFNRYLHTIILRLFFLSFYMLHFPITLSILAFQLPLNLLTLSQASFHLPRSHMILYQQQECY, encoded by the coding sequence ATGCTAATACTGTTACGTTTATCTGAGGTTTGTGTGAATTTTGTGATAATTATcgggattccattgttgatagaGGCTTCAATACTATGTATACAGAACATACTAGAACTTCTCCTCAAGGGTATAGGGATCCTCAAATTTAATCGGTATTTGCATAcaataatattacgattattttTCCTATCGTTTTATATGCTTCATTTTCCcattacattatcaattcttgcatttcagcttccattaAACTTGCTAACTCTTTCTCAAGCTTCATTTCATCTTCCTAGATCTCATATGATACTATACCAGCAGCAAGAATGCTACTAA
- the TOG1 gene encoding Tog1p (Transcriptional activator of oleate genes; regulates genes involved in fatty acid utilization; zinc cluster protein; deletion confers sensitivity to Calcufluor white, and prevents growth on glycerol or lactate as sole carbon source) produces MAAKRGLAKQKSRVTKACDRCHRKKIKCNSKKPCFGCIGSQSKCTYRNQFREPIEAFFNYTGSLSNDLDNAKCSIAKLKAQLPPSAPASLQKGLANICTELEKIQPQLYLNLDSKEISSYGGLKSIETEIIGKQSKSLNRFSNAFESNTAQNVSMYFGVYSPLLYFASTGISWITKKLISCSNDRETRETIYLFLKFLDASSASHAGPKVTSISPLEYYSKLNGLSCGNDVLIQHIMSNISNEIKGNTNINQTIKFNKPTDWFMYGVQLMEQHHKALDRKSSKKLLPLKYFLEQDELIFCLCLEYFERSLFSTMYDLTILKGLVSLMKHRYWIDDPFVLGRIISTMSRRSLDAGLNRWEYYIGQDEDTAEEYRKLWWDCYWWDRWYSLVTGKQPLIPHEMTSCLFPKDVVGLGVDDSMDCFTLINLVELDPSKFDICISFGYILLTKIITAVFSGLLYNRHFTDYRLFATPNAKDLNGTARQLMVEFSKICKIFQCIQDKLIPFLKQYSENSNVFELYTHFGFAKVCCFQGMESLILRIQNLLQERERIELDSCVKDIRLQTFEASVDILTDVLKHEDTFYIFRCSWFIYAILMNITLNFIETPRRNSICYLSLMCRMIASYNDLFVSSGNVNFKGNNAFSKKLENGTAVSFILTRICCQMYTRSQKMAKESLFCELKKYGQACSDAGQAALDIECIWYRNIIGEHKESSFRKEILSILDREMGDLVNNRVIGVQGKNQEGACYEKLSPSSTSVSVGMDFCSLENFVTAESLPDLLNLFWEDTEFGITKENLGE; encoded by the coding sequence ATGGCAGCAAAAAGAGGATTAGCCAAACAAAAATCTAGGGTAACCAAGGCCTGTGATAGATGCCATAGGAAAAAGATTAAGTGCAACAGTAAGAAGCCATGTTTTGGGTGTATTGGGTCTCAATCAAAATGTACGTATAGAAATCAATTTCGTGAACCGATTGAggcttttttcaattataCTGGTAGTCTCAGTAATGATTTGGATAATGCTAAGTGCAGCATAGCAAAATTGAAGGCACAGTTACCTCCAAGCGCACCGGCCTCTTTACAGAAAGGCCTAGCAAACATTTGCACTGagcttgaaaaaatacaacCTCAGCTTTACCTCAATCTGGACAGTAAGGAAATTAGCTCGTATGGTGGCCTGAAATCGATAGAAACAGAAATTATCGGGAAACAGTCAAAATCTTTGAATAGGTTCTCCAACGCTTTTGAAAGCAATACTGCACAAAATGTCAGTATGTACTTTGGGGTCTATTCACCGTTGCTATATTTTGCCTCTACGGGTATTAGCTGGATAactaaaaaattgatttcatGTTCGAATGATAGGGAGACGAGAGAAACtatctatttatttttgaagtttctTGACGCTAGCTCTGCTAGCCATGCTGGTCCTAAAGTAACTTCGATATCTCCTTTAGAGTATTATTCAAAGCTAAACGGACTTTCATGTGGGAACGACGTACTTATTCAACACATTATGTCAAATATATCGAATGAAATCAAAGGAAATACAAACATTAACCAAACaatcaaattcaataaacCAACAGACTGGTTTATGTACGGAGTACAATTGATGGAACAGCACCACAAGGCGTTGGATCGTAAAAGttccaaaaaattacttcctttgaaatattttcttgagcAAGATgagttgattttttgtcTCTGtcttgaatattttgaaagatcCCTATTTTCGACAATGTACGACTTGACTATTTTAAAGGGCTTAGTCTCGTTGATGAAACACAGATATTGGATAGACGATCCTTTTGTGCTGGGAAGAATTATTTCCACGATGTCCAGGCGAAGTTTGGATGCTGGTTTGAATCGTTGGGAATATTATATTGGTCAGGATGAGGACACTGCCGAAGAATATCGTAAGTTATGGTGGGACTGCTACTGGTGGGATAGATGGTATTCATTGGTCACCGGTAAGCAGCCATTGATACCACATGAAATGACTTCGTGTCTCTTTCCCAAGGATGTGGTTGGATTAGGGGTAGATGATTCGATGGACTGTTTTACTTTAATAAACTTGGTGGAGCTCGACCCAAGTAAGTTTGATATTTGTATCTCTTTCGGCTATATTCTATTAACGAAAATTATTACAGCGGTATTCTCTGGTTTGCTTTATAATCGACACTTTACAGACTACAGATTATTTGCAACTCCTAACGCTAAAGACCTAAATGGAACCGCACGACAGCTTATGGTagagttttcaaaaatatgtaaaatttttcagtgCATACAAGACAAACTAATCCCTTTCCTCAAACAATATTCTGAAAATAGTAATGTATTTGAACTATACACCCATTTCGGATTTGCAAAGGTTTGTTGTTTTCAGGGAATGGAGAGTTTAATTTTAAGGATACAAAATCTTCTACAAGAAAGAGAGAGAATTGAACTTGATTCCTGCGTAAAGGACATCAGGCTTCAAACCTTTGAAGCATCTGTAGATATTTTGACGGATGTTCTCAAGCACGAAGATACGTTCTATATTTTCCGTTGTTCGTGGTTCATATATGCCATCTTGATGAATATTACCTTGAATTTTATCGAGACCCCTAGAAGGAACTCGATATGTTATTTATCCTTGATGTGCCGCATGATAGCCTCATATAATGACTTATTTGTGAGCTCTGGCAATGTTAATTTCAAGGGCAACAACGCCTTCTCTAAAAAGTTGGAAAATGGAACAGCGGTTTCTTTCATCCTAACACGCATCTGCTGTCAGATGTACACACGTTCACAGAAAATGGCTAAGGAATCGCTGTTTTgtgaattgaaaaaatatggcCAGGCTTGCTCAGATGCTGGTCAAGCTGCGTTGGACATTGAATGTATCTGGTACAGGAATATTATAGGCGAACACAAAGAATCAAGCTTCCGTAAAGAAATTCTCAGCATTCTTGATAGGGAAATGGGTGATTTGGTGAATAATAGAGTTATTGGCGTACAgggaaaaaatcaagaaggTGCTTGTTATGAGAAGTTGTCACCCAGCAGCACCAGTGTTTCAGTTGGCATGGACTTTTGTAGCCTCGAAAATTTTGTGACTGCAGAATCTCTACCAGACCTTCTCAATCTATTTTGGGAGGACACTGAATTTGGTATTACTAAAGAAAACCTCGGAGAGTAA
- the FAU1 gene encoding 5-formyltetrahydrofolate cyclo-ligase (5,10-methenyltetrahydrofolate synthetase; involved in folic acid biosynthesis), producing the protein MATKQLLRRQIKRVINALDYDIIAAESHTISQAVRSLIASANSRRVACYMSMDKGEVTTGEIIKNLFQDGQEVFLPRCTHTSESKHFKLREDHHPHLIFHRMSSLKMVRDLKPQGPYQLKEPEPHIEESDILDVVLVPGVAFDIKTGARMGHGAGYYDDFFQRYKILHEGQKPLLVGLCLMEQVASPIPLEKHDYSMDCIVCGDGSIHWFQ; encoded by the coding sequence atggCCACTAAGCAATTACTGAGACGTCAAATCAAAAGGGTAATAAATGCTCTTGACTACGATATTATCGCTGCAGAGTCGCATACTATTTCTCAAGCAGTACGCTCATTGATCGCTTCCGCCAATTCTAGGCGTGTAGCGTGTTATATGAGCATGGATAAAGGAGAAGTAACGACTGGAGAAATCATTAAGAATTTATTTCAAGATGGCCAGGAGGTCTTTCTGCCAAGATGTACTCATACTTCTGAATCGAAACACTTCAAATTACGGGAAGATCATCATCCACATTTAATATTCCATCGAATGAGTAGTTTGAAAATGGTTCGTGATTTGAAGCCTCAAGGTCCATATCAACTAAAAGAGCCTGAACCGCATATTGAGGAATCAGATATTCTAGATGTCGTATTGGTGCCTGGAGTGGCGTTTGATATTAAAACTGGTGCAAGGATGGGTCACGGTGCTGGGTATTATGACGATTTTTTCCAACGGTATAAGATACTGCATGAAGGCCAAAAGCCCCTCCTAGTTGGACTATGTCTTATGGAACAGGTGGCCTCTCCAATTCCTTTAGAAAAACATGATTATTCCATGGATTGTATAGTATGCGGAGATGGATCCATACATTGgtttcaataa
- the FMP10 gene encoding Fmp10p (hypothetical protein; the authentic, non-tagged protein is detected in highly purified mitochondria in high-throughput studies), translated as MFKRIAIAQIRTYTNGVVFKTASKPKRRWIPWTIFGGSFLGGWYLTQHMTFTDLLAYWRYDALPKNADEVVKYHADLNRRLNGLPIVKQLENAGFVQVIANEEENLLVSRALNTPGGVAIPPRVYYNPSRRETVGLYHLGMKLTGYPFLIHGGILATVIEDLMKEAIRLEKGTKNINQETKNLSISYKFPTLANQFVVVRTTDLQQYGNKTKLKAELMDQSGNRTLVKANATFSSEQGNPKEEK; from the coding sequence ATGTTTAAAAGAATCGCAATAGCCCAGATAAGAACGTATACAAATGGCGTTGTTTTCAAGACAGCCTCTAAACccaaaagaagatggaTTCCATGGACAATTTTTGGGGGAAGTTTTCTTGGAGGGTGGTACTTGACACAGCATATGACGTTCACGGACTTACTAGCTTATTGGAGATATGATGCCCTACCCAAGAACGCAGATGAAGTCGTCAAATATCACGCTGATCTGAATAGACGTTTAAATGGCCTACCCATAGTAAAACAGTTGGAGAATGCTGGTTTTGTACAAGTGATTGCTAATGAAGAGGAGAACTTGTTAGTGTCAAGGGCATTAAATACACCAGGTGGCGTCGCTATACCACCAAGAGTTTACTACAACCCCAGTAGGCGTGAAACTGTCGGGCTATACCATTTAGGAATGAAACTTACTGGTTATCCTTTCTTAATTCACGGAGGCATTTTAGCAACAGTTATTGAAGATTTAATGAAGGAGGCCATTAGACTCgaaaaaggaacaaaaaatataaaccaAGAAACCAAGAATTTGAGTATCTCGTACAAGTTCCCCACGTTAGCTAATCAATTTGTTGTAGTAAGAACCACCGATCTTCAGCAATACGGTAACAAAACTAAATTAAAGGCTGAACTTATGGACCAAAGTGGCAACAGGACATTGGTCAAAGCTAATGCCACGTTTTCTAGCGAACAAGGGaatccaaaagaagaaaaatag
- the PUG1 gene encoding Pug1p (Plasma membrane protein involved in protoprophyrin and heme transport; roles in the uptake of protoprophyrin IX and the efflux of heme; expression is induced under both low-heme and low-oxygen conditions; member of the fungal lipid-translocating exporter (LTE) family of proteins): protein MSTTDSGFVLYHYTPSKAAAIVFVVLFIIMTVIFAVQTLYAARKSSKALKNNPFESSDDKVDSLEDAEYKQLKITPTVFAFIPFFTGCIMEAVGYIGRALSSSNPERTTPYIIQSVLLLVAPALIAATIYMIFGRLLHVMRCQSLILISARFGTTFFVVGDVFSFFLQAAGGGLMSKAGSTKTGSGLITAGLFVQVIFFGFFIINEIRFTVNVKRRCLFYEDISRKWIFVNATLLLSSMLILLRSIVRIVEFIQGFNGYIISHEYFIYVFDAVPMLLVIIAFSVGSFFGNVFDVIKECQTLSN from the coding sequence ATGTCCACAACTGATTCGGGGTTCGTACTTTACCACTATACGCCAAGTAAAGCGGCTGCAATCGTATTTGTCGTACTCTTCATTATAATGACAGTCATTTTTGCCGTTCAAACTTTATATGCTGCGAGAAAATCTTCTAAggcattgaaaaataatccATTTGAGTCATCTGATGATAAGGTCGATAGTCTTGAGGATGCTGAATACAAGCAACTAAAAATCACACCCACAGTTTTTGCGTTTATACCTTTCTTCACTGGCTGCATCATGGAAGCTGTCGGGTATATCGGGAGGGCTCTATCCAGTTCCAATCCTGAAAGAACGACCCCATATATTATCCAATCTGTTCTTTTATTAGTCGCTCCAGCACTAATAGCTGCGACGATTTATATGATTTTTGGAAGGTTATTACATGTTATGAGGTGCCAatctttaattttgatttctgCACGCTTTGGTACGACTTTCTTTGTTGTGGGAGATGTGtttagtttctttttacaAGCTGCAGGTGGCGGACTAATGTCTAAGGCAGGATCAACGAAGACTGGTTCAGGACTCATAACTGCGGGTCTTTTTGTACaggtaattttttttggatttttcattatcaatgAGATAAGATTCACAGTAAATGTTAAAAGGAGATGCTTATTTTACGAAGATATTTCCAGAAAGTGGATCTTTGTGAATGCTACCCTATTATTAAGCAGTATGTTGATCCTACTACGTTCAATTGTCCGAATAGTTGAATTTATTCAGGGATTCAATGGCTATATAATCTCTCATGAGTATTTCATATATGTCTTCGATGCTGTACCTATGTTATTGGTAATAATAGCATTTAGTGTGGGATCCTTTTTCGGCAACGTATTCGATGTTATAAAGGAGTGTCAAACGTTAAGTAATTAG
- the ISC10 gene encoding Isc10p (Meiosis-specific MAPK inhibitor; binds Smk1p during meiosis I; links APC/C-Ama1 to Smk1p activation; required for sporulation; transcript is induced 7.5 hr after induction of meiosis; Isc10p is ubiquitylated and degraded in an Ama1p-dependent manner upon completion of meiosis II): MDVDERLHQDENQTHPFSQKKSSSFLIKEKAATKSKDLEHIRLRDLNFNHRKKLDDKKLAKQIPVKANFKKPNEIEARANLNSNELTDINLDYIPDSPSIEKISGPEDSIVVTPRNIIHLQSDSDIILEECEHNYDCSPFYRLFNYENRIEPDDYEAIINAIITDEIAGTYPVFERELEYQELKSLVRKRDYIMYYFLSRDYRGFFQLKEERTLFYRYPSIAYTSPLRYLDNGSETEQFTGDDDEELQSFDFENTSSVRTLDSNIWR, encoded by the coding sequence ATGGATGTCGATGAGAGGTTGCATCAAGATGAAAATCAAACCCACCCTTTTTCGCAAAAGAAGTCAAGCAGTTTCTtgataaaggaaaaagctGCTACAAAATCCAAGGATCTTGAACATATAAGGCTTCGTGACCTAAATTTCAATCATAGAAAAAAGCTAGATGACAAAAAATTGGCAAAGCAAATCCCAGTTAAGGCAAATTTCAAGAAGCCTAACGAAATTGAAGCTCGCGCTAACCTAAATTCAAATGAATTAACAGATATCAACCTTGACTATATACCGGATTCCCCATCTATAGAGAAAATATCAGGGCCTGAGGATTCTATTGTTGTAACGCCAAGAAATATCATACATTTACAATCTGATTCAGATATTATTCTCGAGGAATGCGAGCATAATTATGACTGTAGCCCTTTTTACCGTCTGTTCAACTACGAAAATAGAATTGAGCCCGATGACTACGAGGCTATTATAAACGCTATAATAACTGACGAAATTGCTGGCACATATCCGGTTTTCGAACGGGAATTAGAGTACCAAGAACTGAAAAGTCTTGTCAGAAAGCGAGATTATATTATGTATTATTTCTTGTCAAGGGATTATCGGGGGTTTTTTCAGTTGAAAGAGGAACgtactttattttatagGTACCCTTCAATTGCGTACACTAGCCCGTTGAGGTATCTGGATAATGGATCTGAAACCGAGCAGTTTACCGGggatgatgatgaggagCTCCAatcatttgattttgaaaacacaTCATCTGTGAGGACTTTAGATAGTAATATATGGCGTTAG
- the SLO1 gene encoding Slo1p (Protein interacting with Arl3p; Arl3p is a GTPase of the Ras superfamily involved in vesicle-tethering at the Golgi; putative ortholog of human SCOCO) has protein sequence MSAENISTGSPTGKQPSSEVNLGEREAGTKNERMMRQTKLLKDTLDLLWNKTLEQQEVCEQLKQENDYLEDYIGNLMRSSNVLEK, from the coding sequence ATGTCAGCGGAGAACATTAGTACTGGCTCGCCGACGGGCAAGCAGCCATCCTCTGAAGTTAATCTTGGCGAAAGAGAAGCTGGAACAAAAAATGAGAGGATGATGCGCCAAACCAAACTTCTGAAGGATACATTAGACTTGTTGTGGAATAAAACCTTAGAGCAGCAAGAGGTGTGTGAGCAACTaaagcaagaaaatgatTATCTAGAAGATTACATTGGCAATTTGATGAGATCCAGTAATGTGTTGGAAAAATAA